ttttgtaccCAAACTGCATATGCTTAAAACTAACAGGTGTTCCTGTTAAAATGCTTCTCATTTTCACTTCTCACAACCCAACATGAGATTTCAAATATTCTAAAGAGCCAGaggtgtttcttccttttttaaagtaagaagtTGACAACTAtccttgaaatgttaaaaaaaaaaaaaaaagcagctgaaaATTTGCGTACAGTGATGGTCTCTGGGGAGTGGGGTTTTGGGGGAAACTGATACTTTATACCCAGTGTTATCTAAATTAGTTCGGGCATAGATAGATTGCTTCGGCAATTTTTCATAAGCATTCAAAAATCAGGGTGGAATTCTGACATCTGAATCTATTCTTCCCGTTTAAACATATGTTCCCAGGAATAGCTGCAAATCTCTGAATCCTATGTGTGAGTGGCTAAGGAACAGAGCCCTGGAGACAGCCAGTTTTGCTGGCCCTTAGCTGTGTGGTAGGTACCCTTACAGCTCTGATCTGTGGTGAGAAAAAAGCTGTGTTGAGAACCTAACGTCTTTCTCTGACTCCGCGGCTGAGTGGTAGAGGGTCCTGAGAAATCCAAACAAACCTCCCTCTTCACTAGCCTGAGAGTCTAATTTCTGCACCACTGCTAAGCAGTTAGAGTTCAGATTTGGCCTAATCTCTGTCCCCTTTGGCAGATAGGTTGCTCTTTTCTCCTCTGATGACACTTTGCCAAAAGCAAACAGGAACCATGCCAATGCAAAGACTACCTATTACAACAGGTAATAGGTGAGTGGTAGCCAAACGTAAGCTGTTGACCAACTTGGTGGTGACCCCCCAAATGacctcacataaaaataaaagtggcatTAGTCCTTGATGTAGACCATGGATACAATCCTAATTACAGGAAGCATCGTTGGGAAACCGCTGACTTTATGGACCTGTACCATGCCCTTTGAGAACAGTGTGCTGGCTGTCAAATGCAGGCTGAGGACAAGTCCCACCCTCTTCCTGGCCCTTTCCAAAAGTGGCTGCTCCAAAGGCTCTCCTAAGGCACCTGGAGTTGTCCCTGGTAGGCCCCCCGGGGTCTCCCTGACCATACCCTCTGCTATGGCCACTGCATGCTCAGCACAGCCTTCAGGATTCAGAGCACAGCTTGGAAAGGGAATCAGACAGGGGCTGGGCAGGTGCCTAACATGATATGACATGTGGTTCTTAAGCCCAGCAGCCCAACCAGTTTCTTTGTGTGGATGTGAATGCATGAAAGCTGACTTTAAAAAGATATCCCCAACTACTGATTTGCTTACCAAACTGTCCCAACACATGGTCTAAATTGTATCTCTAATCTCTAGCAAGAGAGGAGGGCCAGTGGAGCGCAACTGTTAGCCAGTCTCGGGCAGCAGGGAATGTCTCGATTGGCTGCCAGGAACCAGCAAGGTCCTGGGGGAGCTGAACCAGACACTGGCATCTTCCCATGTGCCCTTCAAAGCTGGAAACCAGATAGCCAGTTGGCTAGAAGGGCACACTCATTAAGGCAAAGGACAGATGGCCATGATACCACAAGGGCAAACACAAATTCTGAGTATCTGCATGGCTTGCCTCCACCAACGGAAGCTCCCTGAGGTCAGGCCCAGCGTCTTCCATGTCTCCCGGGCCAAGTGCATGGCCTGGCCCACAGAATACGTTCAGTGAATAGGTGACAAGCAGCCTTCTGCACCCACTGGCAGACTCTTCCCTATGGCCACCCTTGTAAGATGTTTGCTTCTCCACACATTTGCTCAGGCTGATCTTCTACCTGAAGTGCCCTTTCACTTCATCATAAACATCCATCAAGGTCCAGCTGCAGCCCCACCCCCTTAACAGCTATATGGATATCCACCAAGTTGCACATGGCCTCTCACACATGCCCTCACTCATGCttgtgcccatttcacagatgggaagcAGACTCAGAAGCATTCAGTGGCAAGTTCCAGGGTCACACTGCTGATAAATCCTGTGCAAAGCAAGAGCTCAAACCCACATCATCTGATTCCAGGCTCTCTGCTCCCTACATTTCACCAATTGCTTAGAAGTCCTCCCTGAGGTTCGCAAAGAGTTTTATGGTCCTCCTGCCCCATCTTAGGAATGAACAGGAAGATCTGTGTGTGATCGAATTATTACTGACACTAAAAGTTAACGTTCAACACTGGGAAGTGGCCCTTCCCTGGCAGGGGTTTGCCACTCTGACCACTGAAGCCAGCTCTGGGAGCTCCCGTGGCGGGGCATTTATAGCTCTGTGTGTTACAGTTCACTAAATACTCTCAACTTCTCGAAAAGCTGGTTTTTTCCTCTTGGGAGCGGCTGGCTCTACCCTTTATAAGAATTGCAAGCCTGCTGGTGCCCTGCCCATTGGGAAACACCTCACTCTGTCACTCTATAAATGTCTGAGGTGGCCCCAAGGGAGGACTTGTGCGGCACTGCTGTCTCCCCAGGACGTGAAGTTCCCACCACCCCACCATGAGGTTTCTAGCCCTCTCCAGATGGCTCTGCATCTTGCTCCTCTGCTTCTCCATCTTCTCCGTGGAAGGTAGGGCTGTCCCCCCAAAGTGCTGGTTCCCAAGCAGGGAATGCAGGGCCTGGGAAGGTTGGAATCAGAAAATGTTGGAGGGCAGGCCCCCAGCAGGCAGTCCTGGGCCTGGGAAGACAGGCTCTCACTCCTGAATCTGTAGCACCTCTGTATACAGTGGCGGCACCAAGGGGTGGCCTGGGAACTTTAGACCCCATGATCTCCATCTGTAGCTCCAGTTCCCCCAAACCTACACACCAGCTATGTGAAGGTGATGTTTACCATGCAAACATGCAACCTCCTGGCAAGATTCTTGCACCTAAATCCTACCTAGCTAGAAATTCTAGAGCCACTCTCTTGTACTCGTATCATGCCTGTAGTACGGTGAATTTTGTGGAGACTGTGTGCGTCTGAGCATCCCAGCAAACAGCTGCAACAGATGAGATGAGTACGgtgtggtggtggttggggggggggggaggcatgtTTGTATGTGTTTAGAAGTGGGAGAGATGTTCCCTGTACCTCGGTGGATATGAATATTTAGCTCTCCTGCCTTTGTTTCATTCAGGTTAGCTATTTTGAGCTTTTTCTCTTGCCTAACTCTCTAGACACTgcctacttttattatttttttaaggcaattatggttaagagactcttaaatactgagaacaaactgagggttgatggggggtgggggggaggggaaagtaggtgatgggaattgaggagggcaccccttgggatgagcacggggtgctgtatggaaaccaatttgacaataaattatatgttaaaaaaaataaaaaaataaaaaagtaccatccctataaaaaaaaaagcaattatggttattttaacatttattggaGTTGGGAGCatagacaaataaatagataGGGTTGAAAAACACCCATATCTTCATGACTCAGGAATATAgccatgtttaacattttatttcttttcaatattgCAGACAAGCATTTTTGGTAATTGATATATCTCTATATGTTAAacattatatctttttaaaatcactatattattatataatcacCAAAAATACTTACTGTTAAAATTATTCTGGAAGCATTTACACCAAAATGTCAACAGTCGTCATGTCTGAGCACTAGGATGATAGGAAGTATTTGTTTTCTGAACTTTCTGCAGTGAACATTGCTGCATATGTAATACAGAAAACAGTGATTAGAATTCCTCATAAACACAGTCCAAAGCAATGCAGTTTATCAGACCTTTATTTGGGGGCATGCTAGACGTTGCCACTGTTACCTTAATGAGAATTCAATGAATATGAATACCTTTCCCCATAAAGTTTCTAAAACATTTAGGAGTATTTCTGGCATATTCTCCAAATAGTattatttaagtaatatttttaggTATAACTTGCCATCAAGTGTGCTATGATGAATTTCATGCTTAGACATGTAGATGTTCATAATTTTGCACTATTTTAAGTATGTGGTAAGAGCATATGTGTATGTAAAACATTCCttatatttaagattattttcttaggCTAGATTGCCAAAGGGAGAATATCAGGTCAAAGGGCATAGATACTTTGAGTGAGGATGCTGTGTTTTGGACAGGGACATGAGGAAGAGAGTATCTGCCCACAATGACTttgttatttctgaaaaataaatcacctCCAGGCCCACACTTTCCCCAGGCCCTCCCACAGCCTGGCTCTTCCTGAGTTTCCTTCAATAAATATCTCTGACCTCTGTACCTTGGGAGCGGAGGCTGACTCAAGTCATTTGTACACAGATCCAACCTCATGGTGTCCCCAACACACTAAGGAAgggcctctgcccctctgtgtctACCCTCAGGGAGAAGGCATTCTAGGCATCTTGCCAAGCCCCGGAAAGGCAAGCTTTGCTGTTCCCGAGTTCCTAGTCCTGTCCCGATGGCCCAGAAAGGTAAGCACCCTGTCCAGATGGTAAGAGGCTCTGGGGAGGCCATGGGACAGGCCATATATGTGGATCAGCCCTcacctgtgcctggcacagaggggcCACACCAGATGTGATCTTGGCCTCATGAAGCTTCCGCTCTAATgtggaaaaatgcaaaattaatcaTTTTGAACTGAATACGTTCTGTCAAGAGAAGAACAACATGCAATTAGAAAACGGTACTGGGAACACCCCCGGCCTGGGTGGGAGGCATCAGAGGAGGCCGCATTTGAGACCTGAagaaaggcagggagacagaggggagggttCAGGCAGGGGAAGCAGCAGGCATGGAGGCCTGAGATGGGCAGGAGGGAGCCACGGAAGACAGAGAGGCTGGTGAGTTGCAAGGTGTTCATGGAAGCTACTACCCAAGGTAGGGCTGGCCTCATGAGCTGCCACATGAGGAAAGGTGACCAGTGGGTGGATGGGACTCCCAGGCTCAGAACATCCCAGAGATGAGGGCAGGCAGCATGCGTCTCAGGAACCAGGCTGGAGGTGCAGAGCCAGGGTGAGGCCTGGAGGAGCAAGACTGCCCTCTCCCACGAGGCCCCCGGGGGCCCCGGCTGGTGAGAGAGACAGCCCCGAAGGAGGCTGCAGGTACCCAGCTCCCAGCACCAGCCCAGGCTGAGGGCCAGCTGGTGCATGGGAGTGGCCTGGGTGTGAAGTTAGCACTAGGAGACTTCTGCTGGCCTTGGGTAGGAGGGCCCCACAGCCTGGTGCATGCAGCCCCCCAGGGAAAGCtgcagagcctagagccagcCAGGCCTGACACTAATCCAAGGCTCCTGCCCCCGATTCTCCACAGCTAAGGTCTGAGAAGGCCCCAGTCCTGCTGGCACCTCTGAGACCATGGCCTAGGGAGCCCATGACCAGAGCCAGGTCCTCCCACCCATCCCCCAATCCCACCAACTACCAAGAGTCCTGTGCACAAAGCAGGAGCTTGGGTatgaaggacagggagagagagagagacagcactccTTAGCCTCTGGCCACCTTTCCAGAGAGGCTGACAGCCCCTCCCTCCAGACTGGCATCACATCCAGCTGCGGTAAAAATAACCCGTTCTCACACCCTGCACCCAAGTGTGAAGCACCCGCCCAGGAAAGGTGAGAGGAagtgcactgacaggctgactgcAGCTCTGCTCTCCTCTGAGGCCCCAGcctggtgaaggaggaggagtgtttccatgaaagaaataaggcAAAGCCGAGGGAAGGGAGAGGTAAGAGTCCCTCCCTACTGAGTGAGTCCATCCCCAAACCCTTCCCCAGGATGGATGCACTCACAGGAAGCAAAACGACGTTAGGGATgtgcgtgcacatacacacacatgcacacacgcacacacagatcCTAGGAAACACAGCCAGTTAACTCCTTGTGCCCAGTACAGGGCAGCTGTTTTGTTACTCACTCAACACTTTAGAATAATCGAGGTGCACGGATTCCATGTTGactctggatttctttcagtgtacgtacatatttttaattccatTGCAGAAATTTGCAAACAACttagaacaaaaagagaaaaataaagctttttatcGGGTCTTTATTGTACAATCTCATTTAAATCTTTGGAACCACATCAGGGAAGCATTGTCACCATTTTACAgtgtgggaaactgaggctcagaaagaatCTGAGGCAAAGCCAGGAGCCCGGATGTGTCTACCTCTTTCCACTACAACAAACTGCCTCCTCCATAGAGAGCAGGTCCCGCAGCATGCTTGTGAAGACATGCGCATTCCCAAGACCTCAGATTTCCCCAAAGCAAAGCGCCATCTGGGTTGGAATACCAGCTCCACCACCtgctagctgtgtgcccttgagcAGGTCGCCCAGCTCTGCTAAGCCTCAATCTCCTCATCTTGTGAAAGGGTATGATCCCAGACTCTACCTTGCCAGGCTATGGTAAGAAGACAGTGAAGTCATGACTATAGCCAGGCATTACCCGCATAAACATGCCTGCTGGGGAAGTCAGAACCCTGCCAGGGCGCCTGAAGCGGGAGGTCAGAAATTTCAACACTGAAAACCAAGGCCCGTGCCTTCTTGCCCGGGCTTGGTGGTTCCACCCACCATTTTCTGGGCCTGATCCTGGGGCCGGGTCATCAACAACAGAGCTGCTGAGCATGCCAAACTCTGGGAATGTGGCCTCTGTCCTCTGGCCCCCCGGTGTATAAGAGTGTCTGCCTACCTGTCCAAAGAGAAAATAACCAAGGGTGCCTGGAGGATGTCCCTGGGCTGACAATACCAGTTAGACCTACACATGACAGTGTGGGACTCTTCAATGTAAAGTGTCTTTCCTGAGCCTTGGTTCACACATAAGTGCAGTGCCAGGCCCGTGGGGATGACAGGACGTGGCAGGCACAGGATCTTGGGTCGGTTCGACAAAACCATCTCCAAAAGTCAGTGGGCTGAATTTACCACGTTTACCGATTTGCTAAACAAAGCTTTCTCCAAAGTATTTGAAAAGTTTGTGTCAATCTGTGTAGCAGCGtgtcatagcaacatttttttcgTGGAGTGTTCAGTTTGTTAACTCTTAGTGCTGGACAGGCATCAAGCTTAGGCGGGGGGCAGAATGACAGACCCCACCTAGGACCTCTGTCAGGCCATCCTCCTTCCAGGTGTCCTGAGGTTGTTGGTGAGGAAGCTCCTGGGCAAGACTGGGGAGGTCTTGTTTGAAGACCCCTGGAGCCTGAGAgtgtgcctgcccctcccacagacTGCCTGGGACCTGAGAGCTCTGTTCCACCCTCCCTGTTTTGAAGACAAGCAAAATTACTTGACCCACAGTGGGAGATGGGGgagaagaggcccagagagattccTCCCCCACCAGGGGGTTATCCTTGTCTTCAGAAAGGGGACCAGACTACCCATTGAGGACCACCAGCGTGATTACTTGAGGGTTTTGGCAACTTTGCATGACACCTGGGTTGACACAAGAGCCAGTACAATGGACCCTGGAAGGGAAGAGGTGAAGAGGGTGCCCCACCCATCCTATCCAGTGGACCAATCAGAGGGTCTCATATCTGTAGCCTTTCTCCTCCGGGGGTTATATCCATTAGCCGTAGCTGCGTAACTAAACACTCCCAACTTCAGTGGCCCAAACTACATGTATTCTCATTTTCCATGAATCTGCAGGTCAGCTGAATAGGCTCATTTATTCTTCCAAGGGTTGGATACACCATTCTGCTGACCTTGGCTGGGCTCTCTCACATGTTTGGGGGCCAGTGGTCTGTAAGTCTTGGAGGGTCTCAGTTAGGCAACTGGACCTTCTTCCACATGGTCTCTCATCCTCCAACAGGCCAGCCCAAACTTCTCCACAGAAGCTGCAGGGTTCCACCTATGTGAGTGAAAGCACCTAAGCACCTCAGAACTGGCCCACCTTTACCTCCACTGCATTCAGCTGGCCAAAGGAAGTC
This genomic stretch from Prionailurus bengalensis isolate Pbe53 chromosome D2, Fcat_Pben_1.1_paternal_pri, whole genome shotgun sequence harbors:
- the CD2H10orf99 gene encoding protein GPR15L, yielding MRFLALSRWLCILLLCFSIFSVEGRRHSRHLAKPRKGKLCCSRVPSPVPMAQKGRHVRICRQCKVKPGSRTWVVPGALPQV